The following are encoded together in the Juglans microcarpa x Juglans regia isolate MS1-56 chromosome 2D, Jm3101_v1.0, whole genome shotgun sequence genome:
- the LOC121250347 gene encoding ras-related protein RHN1-like isoform X1 — translation MARTGNKNVQAKLVFLGDMGAGKTSLVLRFVKGQFSEYQESTIGAAFFTQVLSLNEATIKFDIWDTAGQERYHSLAPMYYRGAAAAVVVYDITSMDSFVRAKKWVQELQRQGNPNLIMFLAANKADLEGKRKVAAEDGDQYAKENGLVFVETSAKTAQNVNELFYEIAKRLAKANPSRTTGMKLQGRSQESGRRLFCCSA, via the exons ATGGCGAGGACGGGCAACAAGAACGTACAAGCCAAGCTG GTATTTCTTGGGGACATGGGAGCTGGAAAAACAAGTTTggtgttgagatttgtaaaaggCCAATTTTCTGAGTACCAG GAATCAACCATTGGAGCGGCCTTCTTCACACAGGTCTTGTCACTAAATGAGGCCActattaaatttgatatttggGATACAGCAGGACAGGAGAGATATCATAGTTTGGCTCCTATGTACTATCGTGGTGCAGCAGCAGCTGTTGTGGTTTATGACATTACAAGCATG GATTCATTTGTACGAGCCAAAAAGTGGGTTCAGGAATTGCAAAGACAAG GAAATCCAAATTTGATAATGTTCTTGGCTGCCAACAAGGCTGACTTGGAAGGGAAGAGGAAAGTGGCAGCTGAG GATGGTGATCAGTATGCTAAAGAAAATGGCTTGGTTTTTGTTGAAACATCTGCAAAAACTGCACAGAATGTGAACGAGCTCTTCTATGAGATAG CAAAGAGACTGGCGAAAGCTAACCCTTCACGTACAACTGGGATGAAGTTACAGGGCAGATCACAAGAAAGTGGAAGAAGACTGTTTTGCTGCTCTGCATGA
- the LOC121250347 gene encoding ras-related protein RHN1-like isoform X2 — protein sequence MGAGKTSLVLRFVKGQFSEYQESTIGAAFFTQVLSLNEATIKFDIWDTAGQERYHSLAPMYYRGAAAAVVVYDITSMDSFVRAKKWVQELQRQGNPNLIMFLAANKADLEGKRKVAAEDGDQYAKENGLVFVETSAKTAQNVNELFYEIAKRLAKANPSRTTGMKLQGRSQESGRRLFCCSA from the exons ATGGGAGCTGGAAAAACAAGTTTggtgttgagatttgtaaaaggCCAATTTTCTGAGTACCAG GAATCAACCATTGGAGCGGCCTTCTTCACACAGGTCTTGTCACTAAATGAGGCCActattaaatttgatatttggGATACAGCAGGACAGGAGAGATATCATAGTTTGGCTCCTATGTACTATCGTGGTGCAGCAGCAGCTGTTGTGGTTTATGACATTACAAGCATG GATTCATTTGTACGAGCCAAAAAGTGGGTTCAGGAATTGCAAAGACAAG GAAATCCAAATTTGATAATGTTCTTGGCTGCCAACAAGGCTGACTTGGAAGGGAAGAGGAAAGTGGCAGCTGAG GATGGTGATCAGTATGCTAAAGAAAATGGCTTGGTTTTTGTTGAAACATCTGCAAAAACTGCACAGAATGTGAACGAGCTCTTCTATGAGATAG CAAAGAGACTGGCGAAAGCTAACCCTTCACGTACAACTGGGATGAAGTTACAGGGCAGATCACAAGAAAGTGGAAGAAGACTGTTTTGCTGCTCTGCATGA
- the LOC121250347 gene encoding ras-related protein RHN1-like isoform X3: MARTGNKNVQAKLVFLGDMGAGKTSLVLRFVKGQFSEYQESTIGAAFFTQVLSLNEATIKFDIWDTAGQERYHSLAPMYYRGAAAAVVVYDITSMDSFVRAKKWVQELQRQGPNHLQWKSLTFLRCTDPDNPFCEAPVVPRWDVCMPISMGGFLYNKLPGIAFL; this comes from the exons ATGGCGAGGACGGGCAACAAGAACGTACAAGCCAAGCTG GTATTTCTTGGGGACATGGGAGCTGGAAAAACAAGTTTggtgttgagatttgtaaaaggCCAATTTTCTGAGTACCAG GAATCAACCATTGGAGCGGCCTTCTTCACACAGGTCTTGTCACTAAATGAGGCCActattaaatttgatatttggGATACAGCAGGACAGGAGAGATATCATAGTTTGGCTCCTATGTACTATCGTGGTGCAGCAGCAGCTGTTGTGGTTTATGACATTACAAGCATG GATTCATTTGTACGAGCCAAAAAGTGGGTTCAGGAATTGCAAAGACAAG GACCGAATCACCTGCAATGGAAGTCTTTAACCTTCTTGAGATGCACTGATCCAGACAATCCATTTTGTGAGGCCCCTGTGGTACCCAGATGGGATGTATGTATGCCCATATCCATGGGTGGTTTCCTGTACAATAAATTGCCTGGGATTGCTTTCCTTTAG